Proteins from a genomic interval of Desulfovibrio piger:
- a CDS encoding bifunctional adenosylcobinamide kinase/adenosylcobinamide-phosphate guanylyltransferase, with protein sequence MEDIDLTLFLGGTRSGKSALAEALVSAKARGPVWYLATARPLGNDPAMAERIRRHRSRRPAHWHTLECPRHPGRELALLLAAQAADAPVPTILLDCVTLWMSNILFALDDPQDAAAFETSLTEEVDELLHTMRAFPCRWVLVSGETGLGGIRAERLARVFDDGLGLANQLLAAQAREAFLVVAGRCLRLEKLEF encoded by the coding sequence ATGGAAGATATTGACCTGACCCTGTTCCTGGGCGGGACCCGCAGCGGCAAGAGCGCGCTGGCCGAGGCCCTGGTCTCGGCAAAGGCCCGGGGGCCTGTCTGGTATCTGGCCACGGCCCGGCCCCTGGGAAACGATCCTGCCATGGCCGAACGCATCCGGCGCCACCGCAGCCGCCGCCCCGCCCACTGGCACACGCTGGAATGCCCCCGGCATCCGGGCCGGGAGCTGGCGCTCCTGCTGGCCGCACAGGCCGCGGATGCCCCCGTGCCCACCATCTTGCTGGACTGCGTGACCCTCTGGATGAGCAACATCCTGTTCGCGCTGGACGATCCGCAGGATGCGGCGGCCTTCGAGACCAGCCTCACGGAAGAAGTGGACGAATTGCTGCACACCATGCGGGCCTTCCCCTGCCGCTGGGTGCTGGTCTCCGGCGAGACCGGCCTCGGCGGCATACGGGCGGAACGTCTGGCCCGTGTTTTCGACGATGGCCTGGGTCTGGCCAACCAGCTGCTGGCCGCACAGGCACGGGAGGCCTTCCTTGTGGTGGCCGGGCGCTGTCTGCGGCTGGAAAAGCTGGAATTTTGA
- the tnpA gene encoding IS200/IS605 family transposase, with the protein MGTKAHSLAHTKWLCKYHIVFTPKYRRKIIFAQLRESIKEILQCLCKYKGVEILEGHLMPDHVHMLVSIPPKISVANFMGYLKGKSSLMIFDKHANLKYKFGNRKFWAEGYYVSTVGLNEATIKKYIQDQERHDIMRDKLTSREYQDPFKG; encoded by the coding sequence ATGGGAACCAAGGCTCATAGCCTAGCGCATACGAAATGGTTGTGCAAGTATCATATCGTCTTTACTCCAAAATATAGAAGAAAAATAATCTTCGCACAGCTCCGTGAAAGTATAAAAGAAATTCTGCAATGCCTCTGCAAATATAAAGGGGTTGAGATTCTGGAAGGGCATCTGATGCCGGATCATGTCCACATGCTGGTGTCCATTCCTCCTAAAATCAGTGTGGCAAATTTCATGGGCTACCTGAAAGGGAAAAGTTCGTTGATGATATTCGATAAGCACGCAAACCTTAAATATAAGTTTGGCAACAGAAAATTTTGGGCCGAAGGATATTATGTCAGTACGGTGGGGCTTAATGAGGCAACGATCAAAAAATATATCCAGGATCAGGAACGTCACGACATTATGAGAGACAAGCTGACATCACGCGAATATCAAGACCCCTTTAAGGGGTAG
- the moaC gene encoding cyclic pyranopterin monophosphate synthase MoaC, with protein sequence MQDNFSHLDKDGNITMVDVGAKPDTQRVAIAEAIVELSPNTLKLLKECALPKGDVLTCAKVGGIMAAKRTSELIPLCHPLNLNLVDVRFEVRDTPPSVRIEAETRTTGPTGVEMEAIIAAQTAAAVIYDMCKAVQRDIVISRVRLLFKDGGRSGAFHAKPLD encoded by the coding sequence ATGCAGGACAATTTTTCCCATCTGGACAAGGACGGCAACATCACCATGGTGGACGTGGGCGCCAAGCCCGACACCCAGCGTGTGGCCATTGCCGAAGCCATCGTGGAGCTTTCGCCCAATACCCTGAAACTGCTCAAGGAATGCGCCCTGCCCAAGGGCGACGTGCTGACCTGCGCCAAGGTGGGCGGCATCATGGCCGCCAAGCGCACCTCGGAACTGATCCCGCTCTGCCATCCCCTGAACCTGAACCTCGTGGACGTGCGCTTTGAAGTGCGCGACACCCCGCCCAGCGTGCGCATCGAGGCCGAGACCCGCACCACCGGCCCCACGGGCGTGGAGATGGAAGCCATCATCGCCGCCCAGACCGCCGCTGCCGTCATCTATGACATGTGCAAGGCCGTGCAGCGCGATATCGTCATCAGCCGCGTCCGTCTGCTGTTCAAGGACGGCGGCCGCAGCGGCGCCTTCCACGCCAAGCCCCTGGACTAA
- the lgt gene encoding prolipoprotein diacylglyceryl transferase has product MQFPAIDPVAFSIGSLQLRWYGLMYLLAFFVGWGLARWRASRPGSGWKTVDVDDLLTFVMLGVILGARLGYVLFYDLPAYIDDPGEILRIWNGGMSFHGGLLGVLCAFWYFARTRKKSFLDVSDFIAPLVPQGLFWGRMGNFINGELWGKVSDVPWAMVFPTGGPWPRHPSQLYEGLLEGLVLFVVLWIFSARPRKAGAVSGLFALLYAVFRFGVEFVRVPDAQLGYLAFGWLTMGQLLCLPLMAAGLWLLCRTPRERAAVEPATAPRKGKSARKR; this is encoded by the coding sequence ATGCAGTTCCCTGCCATCGATCCCGTGGCCTTCAGCATCGGCTCCCTGCAGCTGCGCTGGTACGGCCTCATGTATTTGCTGGCCTTTTTCGTGGGCTGGGGCCTGGCCCGCTGGCGGGCCTCCCGTCCCGGTTCCGGCTGGAAGACCGTGGATGTGGACGACCTGCTGACCTTCGTCATGCTGGGCGTCATCCTGGGCGCGCGCCTGGGCTATGTGCTCTTCTACGATCTGCCCGCCTACATCGACGACCCCGGCGAGATCCTGCGCATCTGGAACGGCGGCATGTCCTTCCACGGCGGCCTGCTGGGCGTGCTCTGCGCCTTCTGGTATTTCGCGCGCACCCGCAAGAAGTCCTTCCTCGATGTCTCGGACTTCATCGCGCCGCTGGTGCCGCAGGGCCTGTTCTGGGGCCGCATGGGCAACTTCATCAACGGCGAGCTCTGGGGCAAGGTCAGCGACGTGCCCTGGGCCATGGTCTTCCCCACCGGCGGGCCCTGGCCGCGCCACCCCTCGCAGCTCTATGAAGGCCTGCTGGAAGGGCTGGTGCTGTTCGTGGTGCTCTGGATCTTCTCCGCCCGGCCGCGCAAGGCGGGCGCCGTCTCCGGTCTTTTCGCCCTGCTCTACGCCGTGTTCCGCTTTGGCGTGGAATTCGTGCGCGTGCCCGATGCCCAGCTGGGCTACCTGGCCTTCGGCTGGCTGACCATGGGCCAGCTGCTCTGCCTGCCGCTCATGGCCGCGGGCCTGTGGCTGCTGTGCCGCACGCCGCGGGAACGGGCCGCCGTGGAGCCCGCGACGGCTCCCCGCAAGGGCAAGAGCGCACGAAAGCGTTGA
- the infA gene encoding translation initiation factor IF-1 produces MAKEGSIEVDGVVQEALPNAMFRVELENGHEVLAHISGKMRKFYIRILPGDRVKVELSPYDLTRGRITYRMK; encoded by the coding sequence ATGGCTAAAGAAGGTTCCATTGAAGTTGACGGCGTGGTGCAGGAAGCCCTGCCCAATGCCATGTTCCGTGTGGAGCTGGAAAACGGCCACGAAGTGCTGGCGCACATTTCCGGCAAGATGCGCAAGTTCTACATCCGCATCCTGCCCGGCGACCGCGTGAAGGTGGAGCTCTCTCCCTACGATCTGACCCGCGGCCGCATCACCTACCGCATGAAGTAG
- a CDS encoding phosphatidylglycerophosphatase A family protein produces MSFWNTCILAYCRLGIAGLSPKAPGTAGSALAALLAPLLFLPLPLWGRLLFLAVIVVTGGLAATRAEILLGRTDPGEVVIDELVGVWIALLPLGAGQWSWPGLVWAFALFRLFDIWKPWPVHASENWLPAGWGIMLDDILAGLMAMCCMLVLRALGWV; encoded by the coding sequence ATGTCATTCTGGAATACCTGCATCCTGGCCTATTGCCGTCTGGGCATCGCCGGGCTTTCGCCCAAGGCTCCGGGCACGGCCGGTTCGGCTCTGGCCGCCCTGCTGGCGCCGTTGCTTTTTCTGCCCCTGCCGCTCTGGGGCCGTCTGCTTTTTCTGGCCGTGATCGTCGTGACCGGCGGTCTGGCCGCCACCCGGGCCGAGATCCTGCTGGGGCGCACCGACCCCGGGGAAGTGGTCATCGACGAGCTCGTGGGCGTCTGGATCGCCCTGCTGCCCCTGGGCGCGGGCCAGTGGTCGTGGCCCGGTCTGGTCTGGGCCTTTGCCCTGTTCCGCCTGTTCGATATCTGGAAGCCCTGGCCCGTGCACGCCTCGGAAAACTGGCTGCCCGCAGGCTGGGGCATCATGCTGGACGATATCTTGGCCGGTCTTATGGCCATGTGCTGCATGCTGGTGCTGCGGGCCCTGGGCTGGGTCTAG
- a CDS encoding nitroreductase family protein — MDALQCILTRRSCRSYEDRPIPKKEILELLTVGTKAATGSSMQPWGFVTLEGREKIAALSDEIKAWLKENFADFPWLAQYREWLDNPNYNIFYDANNVICVYGDTTSHWYMYDGTLCTANIMLAAHAKGIGSCWIGFAQDFMDRPEIKARYKVPEQCRFVSALSLGYAKGHLPEAQRKEPVIFNG, encoded by the coding sequence ATGGACGCCCTGCAATGCATCCTCACCCGCCGTTCCTGCCGCTCCTATGAGGACCGGCCCATCCCCAAAAAAGAGATCCTGGAGCTGCTGACCGTCGGCACCAAGGCCGCCACCGGCTCCAGCATGCAGCCCTGGGGTTTCGTGACCCTGGAGGGACGGGAAAAGATCGCCGCCCTTTCCGACGAGATCAAAGCCTGGCTCAAAGAGAACTTTGCGGACTTTCCCTGGCTGGCCCAGTACAGGGAATGGCTGGACAACCCCAATTACAACATCTTCTATGACGCCAACAACGTCATCTGCGTCTACGGGGACACGACCTCACACTGGTACATGTATGACGGCACCCTGTGCACGGCCAACATCATGCTGGCCGCCCACGCCAAGGGCATCGGCTCCTGCTGGATCGGCTTTGCCCAGGACTTCATGGACCGTCCGGAGATCAAGGCCCGCTACAAGGTGCCGGAGCAGTGCCGCTTCGTCAGCGCCCTGAGCCTGGGGTACGCCAAGGGGCACCTGCCCGAAGCCCAGCGCAAGGAGCCGGTCATCTTCAACGGCTAG
- a CDS encoding carbon starvation CstA family protein — translation MNSLYLLLGGLALLGLGYFVYGAWLEKVWGVDPSRPTPAHQFRDGVDYMPSKAPVVLGHHFSSIAGAGPINGPIQAAVFGWLPCFIWVVVGGIFFGGVHDFGSLFASLRNKGRSIGEVIAGSIGLRAKRLFVIFSFLTLVLVVGAFASIVAGTFNGFMTDASGALVHNHVNGSTATISLLFIVLAVIFGLLVYRFEMPLGRATLLGVAGIVGVIALGLRFPLYAGYDTWMWLLGLYILVASVTPVWILLQPRDYLSSFLLYAMMLAAVVGIVAAHPVIELPAFTSFEVNGQYLFPALFVTVACGAISGFHSLVASGTTSKQLSSERDARLVGFGSMLIESALGIASLIAVGYIFTQNGHAFTSQTPTQVLADGLSQMLACVGLGSESARGVTYGLIILAVSTFCLTSLDTATRLGRYMFQELWLAPGQSVKDVRGWRAVLVNKYVATLVTVGLGMSLGFGGYAKIWPLFGAANQLLAALALLAVACWLQNLARRNGMFLLPMLFMLLVTLSALVLGIVAQGRALLAGTGGAVAALQLVIAVLLLALSLVLVHEGWQALRRKGRPATEKV, via the coding sequence ATGAATTCCCTGTATCTGCTCCTTGGCGGCCTGGCCCTGCTGGGGCTTGGCTATTTCGTTTACGGCGCCTGGCTGGAAAAGGTCTGGGGCGTCGATCCCTCCCGGCCCACACCGGCCCATCAGTTCCGCGACGGCGTGGACTACATGCCGTCCAAGGCTCCGGTGGTGCTGGGCCATCATTTTTCGTCCATCGCCGGGGCCGGGCCCATCAACGGCCCCATCCAGGCCGCCGTCTTCGGCTGGCTGCCCTGTTTCATCTGGGTGGTCGTCGGCGGCATCTTCTTCGGCGGCGTGCATGACTTCGGCTCCCTGTTCGCCTCCCTGCGCAACAAGGGCCGCTCCATCGGCGAGGTCATCGCCGGCAGCATCGGCCTGCGGGCCAAGCGCCTGTTCGTCATCTTTTCCTTCCTGACCCTGGTGCTGGTGGTGGGGGCCTTCGCCTCCATCGTGGCGGGCACCTTCAACGGCTTCATGACCGATGCCTCGGGCGCGCTGGTCCACAACCACGTCAACGGCTCCACGGCCACCATCTCCCTGCTGTTCATCGTGCTGGCCGTGATCTTCGGCCTGCTGGTCTACCGTTTCGAGATGCCCCTGGGCAGGGCCACCCTGCTGGGCGTGGCGGGAATCGTGGGCGTCATCGCCCTGGGCCTGCGCTTCCCCCTCTACGCGGGCTACGATACCTGGATGTGGCTGCTGGGCCTGTACATCCTCGTGGCCTCGGTGACGCCCGTCTGGATCCTGCTCCAGCCCCGCGACTACCTCAGCTCCTTCCTGCTCTACGCCATGATGCTGGCCGCCGTGGTGGGCATCGTGGCCGCGCATCCGGTCATCGAGCTGCCCGCCTTCACCTCCTTCGAGGTCAACGGCCAGTATCTCTTCCCGGCCCTGTTCGTGACCGTGGCCTGCGGGGCCATCTCGGGCTTCCATTCGCTGGTGGCCTCGGGCACCACGTCCAAACAGCTGAGCAGCGAGCGTGACGCCCGCCTGGTGGGCTTTGGCTCCATGCTCATCGAAAGCGCGCTGGGCATCGCCTCGCTCATCGCCGTGGGCTATATCTTCACCCAGAACGGCCATGCCTTCACCAGCCAGACGCCCACCCAGGTGCTGGCCGACGGCCTGTCGCAGATGCTGGCCTGTGTGGGCCTGGGCAGCGAGAGCGCCCGCGGCGTCACCTACGGCCTCATCATCCTGGCCGTGTCCACCTTCTGCCTCACCTCGCTGGATACGGCCACCCGTCTGGGGCGCTACATGTTCCAGGAGCTGTGGCTGGCCCCGGGCCAGAGCGTGAAGGACGTGCGCGGCTGGCGGGCCGTGCTGGTCAACAAATATGTGGCCACGCTGGTGACCGTGGGCCTGGGCATGAGCCTGGGCTTTGGCGGTTATGCCAAGATCTGGCCCCTGTTCGGTGCGGCCAACCAGCTGCTGGCCGCGCTGGCCCTGCTGGCCGTGGCCTGCTGGCTCCAGAACCTTGCCCGCCGCAACGGCATGTTCCTGCTGCCCATGCTCTTCATGCTGCTGGTGACGCTCTCCGCCCTGGTGCTGGGCATCGTGGCCCAGGGCCGTGCCCTGCTGGCCGGGACGGGCGGGGCCGTGGCGGCCCTGCAACTGGTCATCGCCGTGCTGCTGCTGGCGTTGTCGCTGGTGCTGGTGCACGAAGGCTGGCAGGCCCTGCGCCGCAAGGGGCGCCCTGCGACGGAAAAGGTCTAG
- a CDS encoding DUF4911 domain-containing protein, which translates to MAHEPRPHCPFHLREAHLPPALRKPRKPAPPLPPPARSARLLVRLAAEDTALFRFLLEGYDNTAYFTVLEPRTALLKLVFSPHREEALRRALAEMAESLDFSVEPWPLDRA; encoded by the coding sequence ATGGCACACGAGCCCCGGCCGCACTGTCCCTTCCACCTGCGGGAGGCCCATCTGCCCCCGGCCCTGCGCAAACCGCGCAAGCCCGCGCCGCCCCTGCCGCCCCCGGCCCGCAGCGCCCGGCTGCTGGTGCGTCTGGCCGCGGAGGATACGGCCCTGTTCCGCTTTTTGCTGGAAGGCTATGACAACACGGCCTATTTCACCGTGCTGGAGCCGCGCACGGCCCTGCTCAAGCTGGTCTTTTCGCCGCACCGGGAAGAGGCCCTGCGCCGGGCCCTGGCCGAGATGGCCGAGAGCCTGGATTTTTCAGTGGAACCCTGGCCCCTGGACAGGGCCTGA
- a CDS encoding AzlD domain-containing protein, whose amino-acid sequence MIWIQQHAELLFCLVGCMLVTVIPRVGPVMYLHAESLPDLLRHWLSFVPVAVMAALLGPDVFIYQGEFMPTHHNLFLMTAIPALLVAWWSKSFFGTIAFSMGFVALMRYLGWY is encoded by the coding sequence ATGATCTGGATACAGCAGCACGCGGAACTGCTTTTTTGCCTGGTGGGTTGCATGCTGGTGACGGTCATCCCCCGTGTGGGGCCGGTCATGTATCTGCATGCCGAGAGCCTGCCCGACCTGCTGCGCCACTGGCTCTCCTTCGTGCCCGTGGCGGTCATGGCGGCCCTGCTGGGCCCGGACGTCTTCATCTATCAGGGGGAGTTCATGCCCACGCATCACAACCTCTTCCTGATGACGGCCATCCCGGCCCTGCTGGTGGCCTGGTGGAGCAAGAGCTTTTTCGGCACCATCGCCTTTTCCATGGGCTTCGTGGCCCTGATGCGCTACCTGGGGTGGTACTGA
- a CDS encoding AzlC family ABC transporter permease, with translation MASPYMDGVRRALPIVLGYVPVAFAFGVLAVKSNIPPALVVAMSVFHFAGSGQFVCAGLWGAGVGAMSVILAVFVVNLRHLLMSAAMAEPLAPLKRWQRFLFGCEMTDETFGVHITAFQRGWKLCTATLFTCNLTAHASWVLGTVIGVFCGGLVHDVKPLGLDYALTAMFLALLVPQCVSRLHVLVAIVTAILSLSLKLAGMGQWNVVVATVLGATLGVILLHRNKSALPEKKEEDAA, from the coding sequence GTGGCATCTCCCTATATGGATGGCGTGCGCCGGGCCCTGCCCATCGTGCTGGGCTATGTGCCGGTGGCGTTCGCCTTTGGTGTGCTGGCCGTCAAGAGCAACATCCCGCCCGCTCTGGTGGTGGCCATGTCGGTGTTCCATTTCGCCGGTTCCGGGCAGTTCGTCTGCGCGGGGTTGTGGGGGGCCGGTGTGGGGGCCATGTCCGTCATCTTGGCGGTCTTCGTGGTCAACCTGCGCCATCTGCTCATGTCCGCCGCCATGGCCGAGCCGCTGGCGCCGCTCAAGCGCTGGCAGCGCTTTCTGTTCGGCTGCGAGATGACGGACGAGACCTTCGGCGTGCATATCACGGCCTTCCAGCGCGGCTGGAAGCTGTGCACGGCCACGCTCTTCACCTGCAACCTCACAGCCCACGCCTCGTGGGTGCTGGGGACGGTCATCGGCGTGTTCTGCGGCGGCCTCGTCCATGACGTGAAGCCCCTGGGCCTGGACTATGCCCTCACGGCCATGTTCCTGGCCCTGCTGGTGCCGCAGTGCGTCAGCCGCCTGCATGTGCTGGTGGCCATCGTGACGGCCATCCTTTCCCTGAGCCTGAAGCTGGCCGGCATGGGCCAGTGGAACGTGGTGGTGGCCACGGTGCTGGGCGCCACGCTGGGCGTGATCCTGTTGCACCGCAACAAGAGCGCCCTGCCGGAAAAGAAAGAGGAGGACGCGGCATGA
- a CDS encoding MFS transporter yields the protein MSALSFFAPRSLPPDLAAKTRSLTCLSLLCFALADVRDGLGPFLGIFLQSHGWTPDSIGYVMTIGGLAGMAVTAPLGALADATRRKRLLLALASLGIVAALALIFLCQHPLLVGGAQIVQAVCAAAMAPTISALTLGLAGQSHLPAQLGRNEAWNHAGNGLSAMLGGAIGYWYGVPGVFVVMSGMLLLSLHALHGIAPRDIDHAQARGLAPEAEHATPAQRAALRHGPAALPVLCVGLVMLFFHLGNAHMLPLLGQSAVARFAINGAAYTAATVVIAQGTMILVALWAARLARRRGYGILLWCALLALPLRGCIAGFWNSPWSIIPVQMLDGVGAGILGVVTPGLAARLLNGTGHVNLGLGVIMTLQGIGASCSASYGGLVAHLLGYGPAFLALAAAPCVALGILLAGVRRLPRLHHALQPLEDS from the coding sequence ATGTCCGCCCTGTCGTTCTTCGCTCCTCGCTCCCTGCCGCCGGATCTGGCGGCCAAGACACGTTCCCTGACCTGTCTTTCCCTGCTCTGCTTCGCCCTGGCCGACGTCCGCGACGGTCTGGGGCCCTTTCTGGGCATCTTCCTGCAAAGCCACGGCTGGACGCCGGACAGCATCGGCTACGTCATGACCATCGGCGGTCTGGCGGGCATGGCCGTCACCGCGCCCCTGGGCGCCCTGGCCGACGCCACCCGCCGCAAGCGCCTGCTGCTGGCCCTGGCCTCGCTGGGCATCGTGGCCGCCCTGGCCCTGATCTTCCTTTGCCAGCATCCCCTGCTGGTGGGCGGTGCCCAGATCGTCCAGGCCGTCTGCGCGGCCGCCATGGCCCCCACCATCAGCGCCCTGACCCTGGGGCTGGCGGGCCAGTCCCACCTGCCCGCCCAGCTGGGACGCAACGAGGCCTGGAACCACGCGGGCAACGGCCTTTCCGCCATGCTGGGCGGGGCCATCGGCTACTGGTACGGAGTGCCCGGCGTCTTCGTGGTCATGAGCGGCATGCTGCTCCTCAGCCTCCATGCCCTGCACGGCATCGCGCCCCGCGACATCGACCATGCCCAGGCGCGGGGGCTCGCCCCTGAAGCGGAACACGCCACGCCCGCACAGCGCGCGGCCCTCCGGCACGGCCCCGCGGCCCTGCCCGTGCTCTGCGTGGGGCTGGTCATGCTCTTTTTCCATCTGGGCAACGCCCACATGCTGCCCCTGCTGGGCCAGTCCGCCGTGGCCCGCTTCGCCATCAACGGCGCGGCCTATACCGCCGCCACCGTGGTCATCGCCCAGGGCACCATGATCCTCGTGGCCCTCTGGGCCGCCCGTCTGGCCCGCAGGCGCGGCTACGGCATCCTGCTCTGGTGCGCGCTGCTGGCCCTGCCCCTGCGCGGCTGCATCGCGGGCTTCTGGAACAGCCCGTGGAGCATCATCCCCGTCCAGATGCTGGACGGCGTGGGCGCGGGCATCCTGGGCGTGGTCACGCCCGGCCTTGCCGCCCGGCTGCTCAACGGCACCGGCCACGTCAACCTGGGCCTGGGCGTCATCATGACCCTGCAGGGCATCGGCGCTTCGTGCAGCGCCTCCTACGGCGGGCTGGTGGCCCATCTACTGGGCTACGGCCCCGCCTTCCTGGCCCTGGCGGCCGCCCCCTGCGTGGCCCTGGGCATCCTGCTGGCGGGCGTGCGCCGGCTGCCGCGCCTGCACCACGCCCTGCAACCCCTGGAGGACAGCTAG
- a CDS encoding flavin reductase family protein, with protein MKKALGPVTLAYPMPAFLVAAYDEEGKANIMTAAWGGICCSNPPCVAVSVRPERWTHKAIVARKAFTVCVPSAAQAAMVDFAGMVSGAGEDKFSATGLTAVRSKVVDAPYVDECPLVLECELQATLELGSHTQFVGRILNVGIETDCLNESGQPNMYRIDPLLYDGGQKQYCRVGEPLGKAFSLGRRYGL; from the coding sequence ATGAAAAAAGCTCTTGGTCCCGTCACCCTGGCCTACCCCATGCCGGCCTTTCTGGTGGCCGCCTATGATGAAGAAGGCAAAGCCAATATCATGACCGCGGCCTGGGGCGGCATCTGCTGCTCCAACCCGCCCTGCGTCGCCGTCTCCGTGCGGCCCGAACGCTGGACGCACAAGGCCATCGTGGCGCGCAAGGCGTTCACGGTCTGCGTGCCCTCGGCGGCCCAGGCCGCCATGGTGGACTTTGCGGGCATGGTCTCCGGTGCCGGGGAGGACAAATTCTCCGCCACCGGCCTGACCGCCGTGCGCAGCAAGGTGGTGGATGCCCCCTATGTGGACGAGTGCCCGCTGGTGCTGGAATGCGAACTGCAGGCCACGCTGGAACTGGGCAGCCATACCCAGTTCGTGGGCCGCATCCTCAACGTGGGCATCGAGACCGACTGCCTCAACGAAAGCGGCCAGCCCAACATGTACCGCATCGATCCCCTGCTCTACGACGGCGGTCAGAAACAGTACTGCCGCGTGGGCGAGCCGCTGGGCAAAGCCTTTTCCCTGGGCCGCCGGTACGGCCTGTAA
- a CDS encoding DUF362 domain-containing protein, whose amino-acid sequence MSASKVYFSDMRCPVGTGLLDKLKKLIEKAGIDSIDMDSKFVAIKIHFGEPGNLSFLRPNFAKMVADKVTSLGGRPFLTDCNTLYVGRRKHALEHLAAAQENGFSPLSTGCQMIIADGLKGTDEMEVPLEGCDHFQSAFIGRAIMDADIFISLTHFKGHELTGFGGAIKNIGMGCGSRAGKMAMHSIGKPGIDAEKCRGCKTCTHYCAQSAISIGEDHKARIDHDLCAGCGRCIGVCNFDAISNAFDAESTILNERMAEYTKAVIQNRPHFHVSIVNQVSPYCDCHAENDAAVVPDIGMFAGFDPVALDHACIDAVNAAPAISTSVLGQCAHEHNDHFTDIHPKTNWRSQIEHARKIGIGNVDYELVTVK is encoded by the coding sequence ATGAGCGCTTCCAAAGTCTATTTCTCCGACATGCGCTGCCCCGTGGGCACCGGCCTGCTGGACAAGCTGAAAAAACTGATCGAAAAGGCCGGCATCGACAGCATCGACATGGACAGCAAGTTCGTGGCCATCAAGATCCATTTCGGTGAGCCGGGCAACCTGTCCTTCCTGCGTCCCAACTTTGCCAAGATGGTGGCCGACAAGGTGACCTCCCTGGGCGGGCGCCCCTTCCTGACCGACTGCAACACCCTGTATGTGGGCCGCCGCAAGCACGCCCTGGAACACCTGGCCGCCGCGCAGGAAAACGGCTTTTCGCCCCTGAGCACCGGCTGCCAGATGATCATCGCCGACGGCCTCAAGGGCACCGACGAGATGGAAGTGCCCCTGGAAGGCTGTGACCACTTCCAGAGCGCCTTCATCGGCCGCGCCATCATGGACGCCGACATCTTCATCAGCCTGACCCACTTCAAGGGCCACGAGCTGACCGGCTTCGGCGGCGCCATCAAGAACATCGGCATGGGCTGCGGCAGCCGTGCGGGCAAGATGGCCATGCACAGCATCGGCAAGCCCGGCATCGACGCCGAAAAGTGCCGCGGCTGCAAGACCTGTACGCACTACTGCGCCCAGTCGGCCATCAGCATCGGCGAGGACCACAAGGCCCGCATCGACCATGACCTGTGCGCCGGCTGCGGCCGCTGCATCGGCGTGTGCAACTTCGACGCCATCAGCAATGCCTTCGACGCCGAGAGCACCATCCTCAACGAACGCATGGCCGAATACACCAAGGCCGTCATCCAGAACCGCCCGCACTTCCATGTGAGCATCGTCAACCAGGTCTCGCCCTACTGCGACTGCCACGCCGAGAACGACGCCGCCGTGGTGCCCGACATCGGCATGTTCGCCGGCTTCGACCCCGTGGCCCTGGACCACGCCTGTATCGACGCGGTCAACGCCGCGCCCGCCATCAGCACCAGCGTGCTGGGTCAGTGCGCCCACGAGCACAACGACCACTTCACCGACATCCATCCCAAGACCAACTGGCGCAGCCAGATCGAGCATGCCCGGAAGATCGGCATCGGCAACGTGGATTACGAGCTGGTGACCGTGAAGTAA